The genomic DNA AAAAATAAACGCTGGCGCAAGCAGAAGAGCTGCTGTGCGAGCGAGACAACTACTGCGACGCGACGGCAAAGTACAGCAACTTCAAAAATATCGACTGAGCACACTGCCACAGAGGTCTTCACACCGACAGAGCAGGCAGGGGCGGAGCATTAGCGCCCAAAAGGGGCGAGCTAttccaaattatatttaaaacacaaaGCAAACCCTACAGCATTAGctgtttgaaattaaaatccCAATTAAGAATTTGGTGTCTTATTGAGAGTAAACATTTTGGGATTATGTTAgtgatttaaagtttttaaaagcaaGCAAATCAAGTCATTGATTGATTAAAATGtgctaaattttaatattttaaataaatagtttaaatgaTCTTTTCATTTGGTctcgttttattattaattgtaaaaaatatttttactcgTAAATGAAACCTATTCAGGATTTGTTGTGGCCCACCCCCTTCCAAACGAATCCGCCCctgaaatttcaaaaccaTCAGCCAGCTACTGCGCCGCGTCGCCGTTCACTTTTGCGTCGTTTTCTGTCGTCGTCGACTTTCGTCTTTCGCTCCCTGTCCCCCTTAGAGAATTAATCAATTGACTGGTTGGGGCACGGACAGAAAGCTGAAAACCCGTAGCCAAAAACCAGCCGAATTTCACTTACCAGGCACACCGAGAGTTTCGGCGATTTGTTTCCAGGTCTGGGCCTTGCGCACAAAGTGCTTGTAATTGTAGTGCGACCTGTCGTATATCACTGGGTTCAGCTTGACAGCCTCGATGAGATTGAGATCAAACTGCTGCTCAAGATTGGCATCCAGCTTGTCCATCTCAATGGCCGCCGTGAGGGTATGCACTGAGGGGACAAGACGGGGAGACAAGAGTTAACTTAGCAAAAACTGGATGTGGATCCAAGTGCCAAACTGGACGCTCGGGCTTTCGCTTCCCGACGACACTCACTTTGTTTCTTTCGTTTGCTAATTGTTGTTAAGTATTTGGCGCGAACGCACgctctgtttgtttttattttgattggtTTCTTCTGCGAGGAAGGAACGTCgacgttttaattttatttctcagTCGCGTCTCTGCCAACGATACGTCTCAGCTCAGTCGCGTCTCTGCCAATGGAGGGTCTGGGTCTGGGCGTTTGTCAACACTGCCGGCGCTGCCGATATTCATCGATGACTTTGGAGGCACGACGAGCATTTTTGCGGCATACGGTCACTCTCAGGAAGGAGGTGGAATACTAAGCACTCtcttttgaatgttttttttataatccgCTTTATCCTTTTGATCTAAATCCTTGCAATATGAACACCCAGACAAacttttcataattaaaagtttaaacttttttattttggtatatttttaaaggccAGTTGGTATATTTGAATAGTCTTTCGGCGGTCACACTCTTTCTGATTGGACCAAATGGAGGAACTGGCCGCGCAACGAACATGGACAGAGGAGGAGCGCCTGGAGCTGGCGGCCCAGCTGGACGCCGACCTGGACGCATTCATTGATGGGCTGGAGAAGAAGCGCTACGAGGAGGGCTGGCCGGAGGACCGCTGGCAAGAGGAGATGGACAAGCATCCGTTCTTCATGAAGCGTGCTCCGCAGCCCGGGGACGACGTGCATCCTATGTTCGAGGGGTTGCAGAAGCTTAAATACGACCCAGAGGAGAACACTCGCGACGAGCTGGCGCTCAACTACAAGGAGGACGGCAACTTCTACATGAAGCACAAGAAATTCCGCATGGCAATCTACAGTTTCACCGAGGGAATCAAATCCAAGACGGAGAACCCTGACGTGCTGGCCGTGCTCTACAACAATCGCTCGGCCGCCCACTTCTTTATCAAGAACTATAGATCCTCGCTGAGTGACGCCCAGCGTGCCTTGTTCTTTAAGCCAGACTACACAAAAGCCCGCTGGAGGTCGGCTCAATGTGCCTACGAATTGGAGAGGTTCGACGTGTGCACCCAGATGTGCGAGGAGCTGCTCGAGGTGGATGTAGACCACAAGGAGGCCAATGCTCTGCTGCACAAGAACAAGATGAAGAAGGTGAGAATGAGTGCTCCCGCTAGATTTAAATCCCGCTAATCCATTTTTGTTCCTGCAGCTAGAGATCGAGCGCAACCAGCGCAAGGAGGCTGCCGAGGCGAAGCGCCGCCTTACCCGCTTCCACAGGCTCCGCGATGCCATCGAGCAGCGGGCCATTAAGTTCGACGACCAACGGGTCGGCAAGAAGGCTGCTTTGACCGAGGAGCTACTGCAACCCAAGTTTCTCCCTCTGGAAGATCACTCAGTGCATCTGGACGAGGATGGCAGCACGTTGGTCTGGCCCGCCGCCTTTTCCTATCCGGAGTTCCTGTTCAGCGACTTCCAGCAGAAGCTGCCGGAAACTGCGACCATGCAGGACTGCCTGGCCACGCTGTTCGCCGAACCGCTGCCCTGCGATAAGGCACAGAGCTACCGCCAGGGCAACGTGAACGTGTACTATGAAAACCGCAAGGTGGGCTGCGTCCACAAGGTAGCCGTTGAAAAGCAGCTCGCCGAGATCATCGCTGAGAAGGGATTCTTCGTATCGGGCGGAGCCCTGCTCTTCTATGTGGTGCCCAAGGATTCCCGGGTGGAACAGGAGTTCATACACCAACAGCGACGACCCATGGTTTATAGTTGAGTAGTCAGTGTTGAAATAAAGTTGATCGTTTTTAGAAAACAGAATGCCTTCAGTTGGTTGTAAAGTTTATTTCGTTTGCAGCAAATATCTATTTTTAAGCTTATGTTTTAGTCACGGTACAGTTTAGCTTTGGTTATGCTATGTTGAAGCATTTTTTCGTAGGATTAACTAATTTCTGATATGTTATGCGAAGCCAAAAAGCGTAGTTTTAGGCTTACGTCGTCCCAAAATACCCGGTACGTCgtaattccattttttttatgaatataatGTGTAGAATTTAAACTTGTTTAGCTAAATTTAGTTTCTTTTCAACAACGAGGCGCCTAAATGAGTCAACaatatggtttttgtttaaattgtataaaagcGTTCTTGTAAATTTCCATAATTGAGCATATTCATATGTATAAATCTAGACATTCATCGTTAGTTCACAACAGTAATACTAGTTGGGCTCCTTAAATGGAGCCGGATATGATTCGTTAAATAACGTTTGACAAAGCGCGATCAACCTATAAGGCTTAAGACTAAGTGCATCGTGGGAAAGCGTATTACATACTTGGATAACATAATAGTAAGCTGATGACATCAACTTGTCCAACTAACACAAAAGTGGTGGGCAGATCACATTCACAAGAACctaaaacataataataagCGAAATTCATAAAAAGCAGTGTGCCTTCACAGCGAAGTGTTCAGCAAGGATTCGGAAAAGTGGACCAAATCTGCGCTACTGCTGCGGCGACGGAGGATTTCTCTGCAAGACGTTGTTCAGCCTCATCTTCAGCGGCGAAAAGTCAATTTTCTTGAACCGTGGCAGCGAGGCAAACTTCTTCATGCTGCCTCCTGGTGGCTGCAACTCGTTGGACGTGGCCACCGATTGTATCATGGGCTGTGGCTGGGCAGCTGCCTGCTTGGTTTTGCTCGGCGAATGTCCGAACTTAGCCAGTGTGGCGTACTTCTGCAGGAGTCGCGTGGCCTGCTCCGCCGCCTGAGAGTGATCCTCGATCCCCTCCTCCAGCTTTGGCTGAACGCAGGGAACATTCGCTGGCTTCGCCTGGCCAGAATCCTTGACAGCTTGGCCGTCGtcgaatttaaaatcaatgttCTTTAGCAAGGTCAGATGTAGCAGTTCGTCATCCACGCCttcattgttattgttgttgttgttgttttggtgGGTGTTATTACTATTGGTGCTATTCGGGCGCTTGACTGGATGGGTGACGGCATAAACGCTCTCGGAGATCTTGTGGGCGGCAGTCTTCTTGGTTGAGATATTAGTCTtggctgatgatgatgagatGGAAGCCGCCTTGTGGCGCTGTTCGATGATATGCTGCGGCGATGAAATGTAAAGGTTCTCCTTTCGCTCGCGTCGCAACTTGGAACTGACCAAGTGCCTTAGGCTGGGTCCATGTTCGGCGGGACTGCGTCGCTTTGACTTGAGGGAGTCGCAGCTGTTGGGATAGTAGGAGGGTATCTTGTCGTCCACACTGATGATTGACTTCCTCGGGGTCTGGTAGtagtcctcctcctcctctggCTTCTGCTGAATTGTCTTCTCCTTGGGCGTTCCCTTCTGCGGCAACGCTGGTGCCAACGGAGATTCGGTGGGTGTGCTGGTGCTCAGTCCGACGCCGAGTGGCTGCGCCTCCAGCTCCTGTGCCGCCTTGACAGCCAACAGATTCTCGTATAGATGCTCCGCAAACCCAGCTGCAGCCGCTCCGACGGTGCTGTTCAGAGAGCTGCCGTGCATGGCTTCGTAAATGTCACTCTCGTTGGCCACTTGGGTCTTGGTGGGTTGGTCCTCTGTGTTGCAGCTGCTGGAAGATGAGCTGTATGAACCCGTGGAATAGCCGGAGGAAGTGGATGCTGTGCTGCCGGATGGCTGCGGTGGCAGTTCCTTCACCGCCGCCGGCTTCAAAATTGGCGCCATTACGCAGTATCCCGTGAGATCGTCCTCCAGGATCTTGTTTTTCTTAAGCAGATTACTCTGCGGAACAGCTCCGTGGGATCCGATGAGATTAATTGTGGACGTGTTGCAGGCGGAAAAGTTGAAATTGTAAGGCAGTTGCTCGGAAACGTTCAAGCTCTCCAGTGAGTCGGGTTTACTCAGTTGGCTAGTGATTTGCGCCACAATCTGATTTCGTGATATGGGTTCAATGACCGACTCATCTAGACTGATGTTAAGCTCCAGGCTCGACTCGTGGTTCTGTGCTCCAAAATATTCACCGAAGGTGTCCAGAAAATTGAGTTTGGAGAGGTCCGGACTCGAGAAGCTGTTGCGCTGCGACTTGCTCAACTGGGATGAGCGCTTTGACGGGAGTACTGGCTCCGGGGTGGGAGCATTCTCGTAGAGCGGTAGGGCCTCATTGTTGGGCTCGTTTGCCAGTtcattgttgctgctggaacCCTTTTGGCGCGGTCCCCCAAACAGACTGTCCAGCATGTTTTTATACTTCTTTTTCTTAGCCAGCTCCGACTCTGGATTGGTACTGGAGCGCGGAATATCGCACTCAAAAGTGTTGATGCGCTGGCGGTGGGGATGTGCGGGAAGAGGCGGCGGCGAGGGTGTTTTTTCCATGGCCGATGGCTTCATCTCCTCGTAGATGCCCGAGGCGATGGAGACGCGGGAGATGCGGCTGCCGTCGAAGATCTCCTCGTAGATCTGCGATACTCGCGGCGAGAGATTACTGGCGTCCAAGGAGTCTGGCAGATTGGGCAGCGGGCCTAGAGCCCCAGGACCTCTGCTAAGGCGGCGCTGCTCGAGGAAAACCTGCCGGTACAGCTCCAGGTTTTTGATGGACTTCCGCATCCACTTCATGTGGCGCCGACAGGAGGTCTCCGTCTCCAGGGCGAAGTAAATGAAGCAGTCGCGGCGGTTCTGCGTCCAGAAGAGCCCATAGGAGTGCTGCTTAGTGCGCGAGGTGGCCAGGCTTAGGCTTACGCCCGGAACGTTCACGGAGACGCTTACCGGTTTGGCGGGATGCGACTCGTGGGGCTCCGCCTCTTGGGCCTGGAAGCTGAGCCGCAGGAAGCAGGGCACACACTTGATGGCCTCGATTTTCACCTGGCAGCGGGTCCACGTCTTGTAGCGCAGCGCCACTGGGCGCTTGTCGTGTGTATCCAGTTTGACGTCCATGCTCATGGAGATCTCGTTGTGGTCCATCTTGCGGCGTCTGCTCCTTGGGGGCGTGGGTGGGGGTGCGGTGGTTGTGTTGCgagtggaaaataaaaaaagtgtttcGATCGCTACTGGGTGAATTACATGTTTTCTGCGACTGGGTGGAGCTCTTATCGGCTATTCTCTTATCGCCCGTTTATCCTTCGTGTCCTCGTGACGTGACCAGGGTTGCCACCTAGCAAACATATCACTGCCAAATTACTCAATGCCTTTTTTAGAgattatttatgttatttaaaaactgaaaacaaattatttaaatgtttaaaaaaaatgtctagGTTATACTAACTTTATAAAGCCCATAAAAACCATACTTGTTTTgactttattaaaacattttgaacagAGCAAACAATATCGTGTTTTAATTTCAACCATGTCAAactgatttgttttttaacttcACATCTGAAATCAATATTTggtttataattaatttttgaattgttaactaaagtatttttaatagttttgaaaatCTTTCGCattcttacaaaaaatgttgaactaaaaaaataacaccCTTTTTTTTCCAGATCGCTTTTTGCTTGCCacctaaaaaaaagaagtcaaataaattgttttcagcACAAATTGACTTTTGTTGAATCCTAAAAGTTTCTATACAACGCAACTTCTTTGCGAACACTACAACAGGTAAATTACAAGTTTTAAGCTTTATCGTCCAATAGAGTTGGacctattttttaatttatagaatCATTTATGTTAATCAGAGGCAAAAGGAAAATTTGGCTTGAAAGTTGGCCGAGTGTGAATCTCCTGAGCCCAACAAAAAAGATTTACTGAATATCgacttattattaaaaaactactgaataaaaattttgtattgttcttcttttataattttattattagagtttttgtattaaattttggtttttgctttaagttttaacatttaaaaaacagcatttcaaataaattatttgcgcAGAGTGAGAACATTTCAGTTTTGCGCCATAGAGCACGACAATCGTGACACGAAGGGCAATGGATGCAACCCTAGTCAAATAGTGTTGTACAACAGCACGCGGCATCGCATTTTTTGGCGGCCATTACAACGAGTGGAAAACGGCGGAGCGCAGCGCACAAATTAATGCATAAACAAACGGCAAGCAAATAGAACACGCGCTGTCCCTGACAACCCAATCCCACCGAAAGCACAACGAACAGCTCCGAAGATGTCCTCGAGCGCTGCCAGGGTCTACATCCAAGTCGAGAGCGAGGCCGAGCAGCAGGAGCACCTAAAGCAACAGCGCAAGACACTAAAGCCCTTGCAGGGCAACGTCAACGACAAGGAAAACCTCAGCGGTACCGGGCGGGCCTCCATCGTGGATCAGCTGAGTCGTTTAAAGGCCGGCGTCCAGGTCGCGCCCAAGTACGGCAAGCGCAAGTGCGTGGAAACGTCCACAGCGGCGCCGGCGACGTCCACAAAGGACGCGGACACCCAGACCGAGCCGGAGGCCACGCCCCGCGCGGATGCCGACAAACCCATCACCGCGGAGGACCTCACCAGTGAGGCCGAGCCCGGCGAGAACTACTACAAGCTGCTGGCCGAGCAGCGGCGACTGGCCCTGGAGGACTCGCTCACCGAGAACCGACATCTGCACGAGCGCATCGAGGGACTGGAGGAGGAGATGGACACGATGCGCCAGGAGCTAGACGCAGCGAACAACCTTGTGGAGGTCCTAAAGGAGATCTGCGACGAGGACAACAGCGAGTTGGAGGAGGACGAGGCTGCGGGCGACCAGGAGTAGGTCACCGCAAAGGCTGCATACCAATCACACGTTCTGTTAGTCTAAGTTTTTACAAATAGTTGTAGTTAAATCTCCCTTAATTTATCCCTGTACGTCAGCTAACACAACGGACTGGTCTCATTGTACGCCAGCAATATATTTACCTGTTACACGCCAGTTATGATCCCAATAAAGTTTATACACATTTGATTAGAAATCATAGATCTTGTAGAAATCAAATGAGGTACTGGACTAGGTTTAGACAAAGATTCCGCCAGGGCTACAGAtttattacacttttttaaGTCTCAACGTACGAAAAGTTTATTGACTAAAGAATCCGGTTCGCAAAGAAAGGAGGGGTTTTACGATTTCTAAGACATTAATTGGCTAGTCGGAGTATAAAGTTAAAGATCTACTTAAGCCAATCCGTGATGATTTCCTCGCTGTGGAAGTTATCCACGTCGAACTGAAATATATAGAATCGATTAGGAAATGTGCTTTGAAATCATTAAAGTTTTCAAGGTTTATGCCACCCACCTCAACACACTCCTCGTAAGTCGGCACGGAACCCACGATGTCGACATCGTTAACCACAGCATTAATATAAGCAGCGTCTGCCTCGGCGGCTGCTATCAGCACCGCGGTCTCAGAGTCATCGGCCTCAGTGGCGTGCGAGTCTTCAGCGGTTGAGGAGGGATCCTCCTGCTGTACGGCCGCATCGTCCACCAAGCCGTGGGCCGACTTCATGTGCAGGCGCAGGGCGAAAAGACGCGCATATTCAGCTCCGCAGGCGCTGCACCAGAACTTCCCACCTGCCTGGCTCTTGGCAGGCTGTCCGCTCTTAAGAGCCGGCGTACTAGCTCCGGTACTTTCTTTGCTCTTGTCGTCCTTGTGCGTCTGCATGTGATTCTTGACGGCGTACATTGAGGAGAACGGGCGGTTGCATACGACGCACTGGTACGGCTTGGTGTGGGTGTTCTTGTGGGCGTACAGCTGCACGGAGGTGCGAAAGGACTTGGGGCACATATCACACGCAAATTGCCGCTCCGAGCTGTGGATGCGCAGGTGGTGCGAGTACACTTGGTGCGATTTGAAGCTGAAATCGtgttaattgtaaataaagtttaagcattttgttatttctaCCAACCGCTTGTTGCAAACCGTGCACACATACGGTCGAATGTTGGTGTGGGTGCGCAGGTGAAGGGTCAGCGAATAGGACACGCGAAAAGTCTTGCCGCAGACCTCACAGCCGTAGGGCTTCTCTCCCGTATGGACCCGCTCGTGCTTGACCTTCTCAAAGGGACGGGTGAACACCCGCTCGCAGTATTGACACGGAAACCCGGGCTTCTCCTTGACGACACTCGGACGTTGGTTCAATCGGCTGGAGGGATCGAAGTCGCGAGGCTTCTCGTGGATTTTGAGGTGCATCTGGTAGGTCACATTGTTCTCGAACTTGCGGTTGCAAATGCTGCACATAATCTCGCTTGTAGTTTGCTGGTGCATCTGCTTGTGGACCGTCAACAGGTTCTCATCAAAGCTGAGGACGACAGTTAACGAATTAAGGCGTGAGTTTACCATTAGTTTCGCACAATTAACCCACCTCTTGTTGCAGATTTCGCAGTAGAACTGATCCAGTTCGCTGTACTGCTGATGGGCACCCACAGGAAGGGCGTCTTGAATGCTCTTGGACGCGCGAGTTTCGTGAATGCGCATGTGAAACTTGAGGAACTTGTCCGAGCTGAAAACGGTGTTGCAGATCCCGCAGCTAATCACGGAGGATGCATTCTTGGGGCCTGTCCTTGTTCCGACTCCGGGCAACTTTCGACGGGCGGGTGCTTTGGCCTCGCCGACCTGCTGGCTGGAACCATGGCCTGACTCCGCCCGCGGACAAACGTGCTCCTCGGCACAATTTCGGTTCTCGAAAATGCTGTGGCAGTCGTAGCAAAAGTAGCGATCGGACTCCGTTTCGTCCTCCTGCGCCTTGATGGTGGCAGGAACTTCCTCTACCTCCACCAGCTCCCAGAGCGGCGCATCCGGCTCAACGATGTCCTCGTCGTCAACTTCCTCCAAAATGCAATCTGTAATGACCTCCTCGTCCGCAGTGGCCTCCTCTACAAGCTCGAATTCCCTATTGCCATTGCCGCAGGAGCCGGTCTGTCGATTGTGATCCCTGGCGTAAGCCTCGCCGTCCTCGTACACGTTGCCGCAGCTCTCGCAGAAAAGAAGCTCCTGGGGCTCTGCAACTCCCGAGAAGGATCCATCTTCCACGTGGGTGTCCGGGCTAGTCTCCTCGGCCTGGCTGAACACTGCAATGGGACGTTAATCAACGCTCTTCCCTCCGGACCCTGTGCACTCACATGACATGGCATTATTTGCTTCAAAACTGctttatttacaatatataATCTTGGACGAACCATTCACAACAATTGGTTTGTCGAAGTCAGAGCGTTGCCACCAAGTTCATCGAATTGTGAGGTGTTAACAGTCTGGCAAGGTTTTTAGAATAGCTTTTAAATTCTTGGGGTATTCCgtgatttttaaagaaagtactgaatataatattttcaaattttttgcaCATTATAAGGTAAGTTTTCAACTTTAATTTAAGGTTTCggtttaacaaaaatattgagaATCGACGGGACTATGTGCCGTCTGccgaaagtaaaaaaaaagtactctAACTGctgaattcaaaaaaattaaaaaagatgttgaaagctaaatatatattctctACAATCAGCTAAATCTTGCAGACATGGTAGACTtgaatacataatttttaGCAAAACTGGCTATGCCAACGAACATCCGTTGTTTGTCGGGATATCGACTGTCGTCCTCCGTTTGTCATTAAACACTTTTGATTTTAAGGCATTCTGAACCAAAAATTTAGCCTACTTAAGATCAACTATCGAAAGCAATTTCAGCAAATAAGCACGATACCTATTTACTTTGTTTGACCCGTAGTGtgataatattttcaaatctgTCTTTAAGAATTACAACTTacataatttaatacaataataaCGAGAATTCCATGCTTGAACTCGTAGTGGCTTCCACTGTACCTCCAGTGTTGCTAAACGATGTACAGAAACCACCCTTAATGATTTCTCCCATCTGGCAGCTCCCTTGGCGCCAAACTAAAATTCAGTTGTTTTAAACACACGCTTTATTGCGCCTGGCACTAGGTTAGCCTTGTATGTACAAAGGGAAGAAACAGGATAACAATATTATTCGTAAAACAAGGTGCACTACATACTACTACACGACTCGGTGTCCATGGAAGCAGGAATGATTCGAAGCTCTCACTGACTAATTGATAAGAATATACATCTAAAACGAAACGATCCGGGGCAAGGCTAGAACAGCAGCGAATACAGTTGGCAGCCGATGCGCTTACACACGTTGGACACCATATAGGCGCCCGCTGAGATAGTGACAAACAGCGTTAGCCAGCCCAAGAACGTGAACTCGCCGACCCGGGGCCGGATGTGCCGCGACAGGCCCAGCCATCCGCCGTTGTCGATCAGCCAGTAGACCAGGTCGTCCTCTATGATCTCGGCCAGCCCGTCTATCAGGCACTGTAGGTAGTCGAAGTGGCCCTGCCGCACGCAGTCGATGGCGAAGCCGCCGCAGACGGCGAAGATCGAGATTATCTTTCCCCAGGTGATGCTCGATCGGAACAGATCCTTGGCCACCAGGTTCAGCAGCATCGGGGCCATGTCGCTGTCCTCCAGCTCCCCAAAAGG from Drosophila gunungcola strain Sukarami chromosome 2R unlocalized genomic scaffold, Dgunungcola_SK_2 000012F, whole genome shotgun sequence includes the following:
- the LOC128255680 gene encoding geminin, which translates into the protein MSSSAARVYIQVESEAEQQEHLKQQRKTLKPLQGNVNDKENLSGTGRASIVDQLSRLKAGVQVAPKYGKRKCVETSTAAPATSTKDADTQTEPEATPRADADKPITAEDLTSEAEPGENYYKLLAEQRRLALEDSLTENRHLHERIEGLEEEMDTMRQELDAANNLVEVLKEICDEDNSELEEDEAAGDQE
- the LOC128255978 gene encoding zinc finger protein 260, with product MSLFSQAEETSPDTHVEDGSFSGVAEPQELLFCESCGNVYEDGEAYARDHNRQTGSCGNGNREFELVEEATADEEVITDCILEEVDDEDIVEPDAPLWELVEVEEVPATIKAQEDETESDRYFCYDCHSIFENRNCAEEHVCPRAESGHGSSQQVGEAKAPARRKLPGVGTRTGPKNASSVISCGICNTVFSSDKFLKFHMRIHETRASKSIQDALPVGAHQQYSELDQFYCEICNKSFDENLLTVHKQMHQQTTSEIMCSICNRKFENNVTYQMHLKIHEKPRDFDPSSRLNQRPSVVKEKPGFPCQYCERVFTRPFEKVKHERVHTGEKPYGCEVCGKTFRVSYSLTLHLRTHTNIRPYVCTVCNKRFKSHQVYSHHLRIHSSERQFACDMCPKSFRTSVQLYAHKNTHTKPYQCVVCNRPFSSMYAVKNHMQTHKDDKSKESTGASTPALKSGQPAKSQAGGKFWCSACGAEYARLFALRLHMKSAHGLVDDAAVQQEDPSSTAEDSHATEADDSETAVLIAAAEADAAYINAVVNDVDIVGSVPTYEECVEFDVDNFHSEEIITDWLK
- the LOC128255783 gene encoding uncharacterized protein LOC128255783, yielding MDHNEISMSMDVKLDTHDKRPVALRYKTWTRCQVKIEAIKCVPCFLRLSFQAQEAEPHESHPAKPVSVSVNVPGVSLSLATSRTKQHSYGLFWTQNRRDCFIYFALETETSCRRHMKWMRKSIKNLELYRQVFLEQRRLSRGPGALGPLPNLPDSLDASNLSPRVSQIYEEIFDGSRISRVSIASGIYEEMKPSAMEKTPSPPPLPAHPHRQRINTFECDIPRSSTNPESELAKKKKYKNMLDSLFGGPRQKGSSSNNELANEPNNEALPLYENAPTPEPVLPSKRSSQLSKSQRNSFSSPDLSKLNFLDTFGEYFGAQNHESSLELNISLDESVIEPISRNQIVAQITSQLSKPDSLESLNVSEQLPYNFNFSACNTSTINLIGSHGAVPQSNLLKKNKILEDDLTGYCVMAPILKPAAVKELPPQPSGSTASTSSGYSTGSYSSSSSSCNTEDQPTKTQVANESDIYEAMHGSSLNSTVGAAAAGFAEHLYENLLAVKAAQELEAQPLGVGLSTSTPTESPLAPALPQKGTPKEKTIQQKPEEEEDYYQTPRKSIISVDDKIPSYYPNSCDSLKSKRRSPAEHGPSLRHLVSSKLRRERKENLYISSPQHIIEQRHKAASISSSSAKTNISTKKTAAHKISESVYAVTHPVKRPNSTNSNNTHQNNNNNNNNEGVDDELLHLTLLKNIDFKFDDGQAVKDSGQAKPANVPCVQPKLEEGIEDHSQAAEQATRLLQKYATLAKFGHSPSKTKQAAAQPQPMIQSVATSNELQPPGGSMKKFASLPRFKKIDFSPLKMRLNNVLQRNPPSPQQ
- the LOC128255789 gene encoding DNA polymerase interacting tetratricopeptide repeat-containing, protein of 47 kDa, which produces MEELAAQRTWTEEERLELAAQLDADLDAFIDGLEKKRYEEGWPEDRWQEEMDKHPFFMKRAPQPGDDVHPMFEGLQKLKYDPEENTRDELALNYKEDGNFYMKHKKFRMAIYSFTEGIKSKTENPDVLAVLYNNRSAAHFFIKNYRSSLSDAQRALFFKPDYTKARWRSAQCAYELERFDVCTQMCEELLEVDVDHKEANALLHKNKMKKLEIERNQRKEAAEAKRRLTRFHRLRDAIEQRAIKFDDQRVGKKAALTEELLQPKFLPLEDHSVHLDEDGSTLVWPAAFSYPEFLFSDFQQKLPETATMQDCLATLFAEPLPCDKAQSYRQGNVNVYYENRKVGCVHKVAVEKQLAEIIAEKGFFVSGGALLFYVVPKDSRVEQEFIHQQRRPMVYS